The following are encoded together in the Deltaproteobacteria bacterium genome:
- a CDS encoding DUF4178 domain-containing protein codes for MKLSCPACGAEIVFKSRSSTFGVCSFCNSTLVRHDKDIESLGKMSEMPQDLSPLKLGTTGVFEKSNFEIVGRQRIGWENGAWNEWYLHFDNGKEGWLAEAQGFYMVSFQVFEKIKIPDLSSLKVAEPIRIHEINFAVEDIREVACIASQGELPLLSIQGRKSTSVDLVGKNEQFANIDYSSDGNRLFFGKYIDFDNLKFMNLRELSGW; via the coding sequence ATGAAATTATCTTGTCCTGCTTGTGGTGCAGAAATTGTATTTAAATCTCGGTCTTCAACTTTTGGCGTATGTTCGTTTTGTAACTCGACGCTTGTCAGGCACGATAAGGATATCGAAAGCTTGGGTAAAATGAGTGAAATGCCACAGGACCTGAGTCCTTTGAAACTCGGAACGACAGGTGTTTTTGAAAAATCAAATTTTGAGATTGTCGGTCGTCAGCGAATTGGTTGGGAAAATGGGGCTTGGAATGAATGGTACCTGCATTTTGATAATGGCAAAGAGGGTTGGCTTGCTGAGGCTCAAGGATTTTATATGGTGAGTTTTCAAGTTTTTGAAAAAATAAAAATTCCCGATTTGTCGAGTTTAAAGGTGGCTGAGCCAATTCGAATTCATGAAATAAATTTTGCTGTAGAGGATATTCGTGAAGTTGCCTGCATTGCAAGTCAAGGCGAATTGCCATTGCTGAGTATTCAAGGACGAAAATCAACAAGCGTTGATCTGGTTGGAAAAAATGAACAGTTTGCCAATATTGATTATTCATCAGATGGAAATCGATTATTTTTTGGAAAGTATATTGATTTTGATAATTTAAAATTCATGAACTTAAGGGAACTTAGTGGCTGGTGA
- a CDS encoding DUF4178 domain-containing protein, with protein sequence MKPNIEPKPAVVKVFNCPSCGAGVVLRAAGQSVTAVCSSCAAIIDSSSENYKVIEKTSKKGIRDQIIPLGQRGKLRGVLWEVIGYVERSDVSSDYTWSEYLLFNPMKGFRWLTEFDGHWNYVITTKSQPEVDSTVENRQLAKLYNKRYQLFHKGLAKVIYVIGEFYWQVKQGEEVEVEDYVSPPEILSSEKSSNEIVWSLGEYLDANEIKSAFQIMVSMPLQSGVAPNQPSTVIETSKYTSKYWGIFLGILMLIQFGSMVLSKNKTVYSGQFTYSSTDTEKLKVTPPFELSQRMSNLEVTFSAPVQNNWIEIQGDLVNDENGETEEFEQGVEYYSGYDSDGSWSEGSQSSSLILSSVPAGKYHFNIGINSTNGISKIPLNVIVKQDVITWSNFLLAVILISFFPFFTFWRNRSFEMNRWAQSDFSPYYQNKWGNYIQNSEDDQ encoded by the coding sequence TTGAAACCTAATATTGAGCCCAAGCCAGCCGTCGTGAAGGTATTTAATTGTCCCTCTTGCGGTGCAGGTGTCGTGCTCCGGGCAGCGGGCCAATCGGTTACGGCGGTCTGTAGTTCTTGTGCAGCGATTATTGATTCTTCAAGCGAAAATTATAAAGTCATCGAAAAAACTTCAAAAAAAGGTATTAGAGATCAGATCATTCCACTGGGGCAAAGAGGAAAACTTCGAGGAGTTTTGTGGGAAGTTATTGGTTATGTTGAAAGATCTGACGTTTCCTCAGATTATACTTGGAGTGAGTATTTACTTTTCAATCCTATGAAGGGATTTCGTTGGCTTACTGAATTTGATGGTCATTGGAATTATGTTATCACCACAAAATCTCAACCAGAAGTTGATTCCACCGTTGAAAATAGACAGCTAGCAAAACTTTACAACAAACGCTATCAGTTATTTCATAAGGGCTTAGCTAAGGTTATTTATGTTATTGGTGAATTTTATTGGCAAGTAAAGCAAGGTGAGGAGGTAGAGGTTGAAGACTACGTTTCTCCCCCAGAGATTTTATCATCAGAAAAAAGCAGCAATGAAATTGTTTGGTCTCTTGGAGAGTATCTTGATGCGAACGAGATCAAATCTGCGTTTCAAATAATGGTGTCGATGCCACTTCAATCCGGAGTCGCTCCAAATCAGCCATCAACAGTAATTGAGACGTCAAAATATACCAGCAAATACTGGGGAATTTTTTTAGGTATCCTCATGTTGATTCAATTTGGATCAATGGTTCTTTCAAAAAATAAAACGGTCTATTCTGGTCAATTCACATACAGTTCAACGGATACTGAAAAATTAAAAGTGACACCTCCTTTTGAGTTAAGTCAAAGAATGTCAAATCTGGAAGTAACCTTTTCAGCGCCAGTACAAAATAATTGGATTGAGATACAGGGTGATTTGGTGAATGATGAAAATGGTGAAACCGAAGAATTTGAGCAGGGAGTGGAATACTATTCTGGCTACGACAGTGATGGCTCCTGGAGTGAGGGGAGCCAGAGTTCATCATTGATTTTATCTTCAGTGCCAGCTGGAAAATACCATTTTAATATAGGAATAAATTCAACAAATGGCATTTCTAAAATCCCACTAAATGTTATTGTAAAACAAGATGTCATCACTTGGTCGAATTTTCTTTTGGCTGTAATTCTTATTTCTTTCTTTCCGTTCTTTACCTTTTGGCGAAATCGGAGTTTTGAAATGAACCGATGGGCCCAGAGTGACTTTTCTCCCTACTATCAAAATAAATGGGGAAACTACATTCAAAATAGCGAGGATGACCAGTGA
- a CDS encoding DUF350 domain-containing protein — protein sequence MVEPLQQLINIKYIVAALVFSAIGIFVLSVSFVLFDKLTPGNLWKEIVEEHNIALAIVTAAMTLAIAQIIAAAIHS from the coding sequence ATGGTTGAACCATTACAGCAACTCATCAACATCAAATATATTGTCGCGGCACTTGTTTTCTCAGCTATTGGGATTTTTGTTTTGTCAGTTTCCTTTGTCCTTTTTGACAAACTAACCCCAGGAAATCTTTGGAAGGAAATTGTTGAAGAGCACAATATCGCTTTGGCAATCGTAACGGCGGCAATGACTCTTGCAATCGCACAGATTATTGCCGCTGCTATTCATAGTTAG
- a CDS encoding polyamine aminopropyltransferase, with translation MSYLLLFSVFVIATCGLVYELIAGALASYLLGDSVTQFSTIIGVYLFSMGIGSFLSKYIDKNLIGKFVQVELLIGVVGGFSGAILFISFEYITSFRILLYGMVSITGILVGFEIPILMRIMQAHFEFKDLVSKVFTFDYVGALLASLLFPLYLVPHLGLVRSAFLFGIFNILVAIWTLYLFKDEIPWVRLLKGSALIALISLVLGFIYSERIVSFSEAASYQDKVIYSKTSRYQRIVLTKSDDDFRLFLNGNLQFSSKDEYRYHEALVHMGLASLPEPKKVLVLGGGDGLAVREILKYPSVEEISLVDLDAEMTDLFKRNEALTKLNLNSINSPKVKVINDDAFVWLKNNTQKFDFIAVDFPDPSNFSVGKLYTNSFYRLLKSALSDFGVGVIQSTSPYVAKKSFWCVDNTLKSVGFKTTPYHVYVPAFGDWGYILISNHEFKMPDKFPEDLRFLNLEVAKTLLIFPQDMVAVSHDINKLNNQILVRYFEEEWASYAH, from the coding sequence ATGTCTTATTTGCTACTATTCTCTGTTTTTGTTATTGCCACTTGTGGTCTGGTCTATGAGCTCATAGCTGGCGCCCTGGCTTCCTATTTGCTTGGTGATTCTGTCACTCAGTTTTCTACCATCATAGGAGTCTATCTTTTTTCAATGGGGATTGGCTCGTTTTTATCTAAGTATATTGATAAGAACCTTATTGGAAAATTTGTACAAGTAGAATTATTGATAGGAGTTGTAGGTGGATTTTCGGGGGCAATTCTGTTTATATCTTTTGAGTACATCACGTCGTTCAGAATTTTACTCTACGGGATGGTGTCGATAACGGGAATTCTCGTTGGCTTCGAAATTCCTATTCTTATGAGAATCATGCAAGCTCATTTTGAATTCAAAGACCTTGTATCCAAAGTTTTCACTTTTGATTATGTGGGAGCCCTTTTAGCCTCTCTACTTTTTCCACTTTATTTAGTACCTCATCTTGGTCTTGTAAGGTCAGCATTTTTGTTCGGCATATTTAATATTTTGGTGGCGATTTGGACACTTTATCTTTTTAAAGACGAAATTCCATGGGTGCGACTTCTCAAAGGTTCAGCCTTGATAGCGCTCATCAGCTTGGTGCTTGGATTTATCTATTCTGAGCGTATTGTTAGTTTTTCTGAGGCGGCAAGTTATCAAGACAAAGTCATCTACTCAAAGACTTCTAGGTATCAAAGAATTGTATTAACAAAGTCCGATGATGATTTTCGATTGTTCTTAAATGGCAATCTTCAGTTTAGCTCAAAAGATGAGTATCGGTATCATGAGGCTTTAGTTCATATGGGGCTTGCTTCTTTGCCCGAGCCTAAAAAAGTATTGGTCCTTGGTGGAGGTGATGGCCTGGCGGTTAGGGAAATTTTAAAATACCCTTCCGTTGAAGAAATTAGTTTGGTTGATTTAGACGCAGAGATGACCGACTTGTTTAAGAGGAATGAGGCGCTTACAAAGTTAAATCTCAACTCTATTAATTCTCCGAAAGTGAAAGTCATTAATGACGACGCCTTTGTTTGGTTAAAAAATAACACGCAAAAATTTGACTTCATTGCTGTCGACTTTCCAGATCCCAGTAACTTTTCGGTGGGTAAACTTTACACTAATTCATTTTATAGACTTTTAAAGTCAGCGCTGTCTGATTTTGGAGTTGGAGTGATTCAAAGCACTTCGCCTTATGTAGCTAAAAAATCATTTTGGTGTGTCGACAACACTCTTAAGTCAGTTGGATTTAAAACAACACCTTATCATGTGTATGTTCCTGCCTTCGGTGATTGGGGTTATATACTGATTTCAAATCATGAGTTTAAGATGCCAGATAAATTTCCGGAAGATCTTAGGTTTTTAAATTTGGAGGTAGCAAAGACTCTTTTGATTTTTCCTCAGGATATGGTTGCGGTTTCACATGATATAAATAAGCTCAATAATCAAATCTTAGTTCGGTATTTCGAAGAGGAATGGGCCAGTTATGCCCACTAA
- a CDS encoding NAD(P)/FAD-dependent oxidoreductase produces the protein MPTKFYDLSGSGALRSARNLSRRNFIKVMGFSLTTMITGFWSYFRFFKSNKYFFSGSLVGANSKTGHLLQSGVKAIPTETKTLDTVIVGGGISGLSAAWWFKKNNFKDFVLFEMDSDVGGNSMSGSNSISKYPWGAHYVPLPGPEAHYVREFFEEIGIIQGYQKGLPIFNEYYLCSDAQERLFFQGEWQEGLVPQHGIQHDDKRQYDEFFTFIESLKKKKGVDKKYVFSIPLDSSSQDPEYLKLDLISMSEFMREKGWNSSYLNWYVNYCCRDDYGRPHNKVSAWAGLHYFASRAGVGANADAQSVLTWPEGNGFLVSKFKEIIGDHIRRNSLVFSIECLSQGYSVDVLNTQDNSCTRYFVKNVIFCGPRFTANKIIKDYSSDRTLEYAPWAIANMTIKEFPLSQGAPLSWDNVSFYSKSLGYIVANHQDLKFNRKEKVITYYLPLDEKPPKEERIAAYQKSYQDWLDIIIPDLEKMHPGISRTVLNVDVWIWGHGMVSPGINYLWSPKRKDFLKPFKGIEFAHSDMSGISIFEEAQYRGVEAAKRILSKLI, from the coding sequence ATGCCCACTAAATTTTATGACCTATCTGGAAGTGGTGCGCTAAGAAGCGCGAGAAACCTTTCGCGAAGAAACTTTATCAAGGTGATGGGTTTCAGTTTGACAACGATGATAACTGGTTTTTGGAGTTATTTTCGTTTTTTTAAATCGAATAAGTATTTTTTTTCAGGTTCCTTAGTAGGGGCAAATTCAAAAACTGGACATCTTTTACAGTCAGGAGTGAAAGCCATCCCAACAGAAACGAAGACTCTGGATACGGTGATTGTGGGTGGTGGTATCTCGGGGTTATCAGCTGCTTGGTGGTTTAAAAAGAACAACTTTAAAGACTTCGTTCTTTTTGAAATGGATTCCGATGTTGGTGGGAATTCAATGAGTGGTTCGAATTCGATTAGTAAATATCCTTGGGGAGCCCATTATGTGCCTTTGCCTGGGCCAGAGGCGCATTATGTTCGCGAGTTTTTTGAGGAGATAGGAATTATTCAGGGATATCAGAAAGGTCTTCCTATTTTTAATGAGTATTATTTATGCTCGGATGCTCAGGAGCGATTGTTTTTTCAAGGCGAGTGGCAGGAGGGTCTTGTTCCTCAACATGGAATTCAACACGATGATAAAAGGCAGTATGATGAGTTTTTTACTTTTATCGAGTCCTTGAAAAAGAAAAAAGGGGTTGATAAAAAATATGTTTTTAGCATTCCTTTAGATTCGAGTTCTCAAGATCCTGAATATTTAAAGTTAGATCTCATTTCCATGTCTGAATTCATGAGAGAGAAAGGTTGGAATTCTTCCTATCTTAATTGGTATGTGAATTATTGTTGTCGTGATGACTATGGAAGGCCTCACAACAAAGTTTCAGCTTGGGCGGGCCTTCATTATTTTGCCTCCCGTGCAGGAGTTGGGGCAAATGCAGACGCTCAATCTGTTTTGACTTGGCCTGAGGGGAATGGGTTTTTAGTTTCAAAATTTAAAGAAATTATTGGTGATCACATTCGAAGAAACTCCCTGGTGTTTTCTATCGAGTGTTTGTCACAGGGCTACTCCGTTGATGTTTTGAATACTCAGGATAATTCTTGTACGCGTTATTTTGTCAAGAATGTTATTTTTTGTGGGCCACGATTTACTGCAAATAAAATAATTAAAGATTATTCAAGTGATAGAACTCTTGAATATGCTCCATGGGCGATAGCCAATATGACTATAAAAGAATTTCCGTTGTCCCAAGGGGCGCCGTTGTCGTGGGATAATGTCAGCTTTTATAGTAAGTCCTTGGGATACATCGTAGCAAATCACCAGGATTTAAAATTTAATCGCAAAGAAAAGGTCATTACCTATTATTTGCCTCTTGATGAAAAACCGCCAAAAGAAGAGCGGATAGCCGCCTATCAAAAAAGCTACCAAGACTGGTTAGATATAATTATTCCTGATCTTGAAAAAATGCATCCAGGAATTTCAAGGACTGTTTTAAACGTGGATGTTTGGATTTGGGGACACGGAATGGTGAGTCCTGGAATTAACTATTTATGGAGCCCAAAAAGAAAAGATTTTTTGAAGCCTTTTAAAGGAATTGAATTCGCTCATTCTGATATGAGTGGTATTTCCATCTTCGAAGAGGCCCAGTACCGAGGGGTTGAAGCTGCAAAAAGAATTTTAAGCAAGCTCATTTGA
- a CDS encoding fused MFS/spermidine synthase codes for MIRFQNSFYWKAIFFLSGCSSLIYQVTFTKFFIPVMGLSLPAMTVVVSSFFSGMAIGSLLVPRLIKWNRCTPIFYALIEIAIGLLSVLVVYAKPLLFSLYRLYSDDIFASTYQVFFQFLLSFLFLLPSTLMMGLSFPICTELFSMKYKNNIKANKIGIAYFLHLLGASVGCFLCGFYLIENLGLKNTFFFTAGINILTAVLILFHFQKSKISLPQKSVISNGRSNKLLFFYFFLGVLVMSVEVVWFRLFVFYIGGAVYSFSIILTVILLGNAIGSYLFGEVFTKVFRRWRWKNYEIASLLTAKLALFILISFYFLTSIDFKLLGKLFPYSSDLVLSFVFSCFLVVPCTIFLGGIFAFLNRELEEGGLSMGESSGLLFAVNSFGSVVGTILTTFFLLDYLGLQKIVIYMSLGIFLLSFMLSYNSSVSIRRIKIVQFLFLVGVILLIPHNVIQSIFSKQLGELVFYKETARDIVAVHKFRQTEDLRLAFNDGRGTCGTIPQENEVARLLAHSSMAMNPRAKDILVISFGCGNTASAFAVHPIISLDIVDVSQSVREAAPFFWTNKNVINDARLKFYVEDGRNFLLRTKKKYDIIQLELPNLLMDGTVFLYTKEFYQLVRERLKDKGVISQWINAAKTGRDASLSLIHTLANEFPNAILFERHWAWWVNATLNENQELFPSEGKLYFEEPKIRNDLLSIGSSYQDMHKFVLANRDEIEKITKNSPLVTDDLTLVDFTASKFWSETIFHQRPQNKTPGFFK; via the coding sequence ATGATTAGATTTCAAAATTCATTTTATTGGAAAGCGATTTTTTTTCTCTCGGGGTGCTCGTCTTTAATTTATCAAGTTACTTTTACTAAGTTTTTCATTCCTGTAATGGGTTTGAGTTTACCTGCCATGACTGTTGTTGTGAGTTCTTTTTTTAGCGGAATGGCCATCGGGAGTTTGTTGGTACCTAGGTTGATAAAATGGAATAGGTGTACCCCCATTTTCTATGCACTTATAGAAATAGCCATTGGATTACTATCTGTATTAGTTGTTTATGCAAAACCCTTGTTGTTTAGTCTTTATAGGCTCTATTCCGATGATATATTTGCAAGTACTTATCAAGTTTTTTTTCAGTTTTTATTATCATTCTTATTTCTTTTGCCATCAACATTGATGATGGGGCTTTCTTTTCCTATATGTACAGAGTTATTCTCTATGAAATATAAAAATAATATCAAAGCGAATAAGATAGGCATTGCCTATTTTTTACATTTACTGGGGGCCTCAGTAGGGTGTTTCCTATGTGGGTTTTATTTAATTGAAAACTTAGGATTAAAAAATACTTTTTTCTTTACGGCGGGAATAAATATTTTAACGGCTGTATTAATATTATTTCATTTCCAAAAATCAAAGATCTCGTTGCCGCAAAAAAGTGTCATTTCGAATGGTAGGTCCAACAAGCTGCTATTTTTTTATTTTTTCCTCGGTGTGTTGGTCATGTCCGTCGAAGTTGTTTGGTTCCGCCTTTTTGTTTTTTATATCGGTGGAGCTGTTTATTCATTTTCTATAATTTTAACGGTTATATTATTAGGGAATGCCATAGGAAGTTATTTGTTCGGTGAGGTTTTTACTAAAGTGTTTAGACGTTGGCGTTGGAAAAACTATGAAATAGCTTCCCTTTTGACGGCCAAATTAGCTCTCTTTATTTTAATTTCATTTTATTTTTTAACCTCGATTGATTTTAAATTGTTGGGAAAACTCTTTCCTTATTCAAGTGACTTAGTATTAAGTTTTGTTTTTAGTTGTTTTCTTGTTGTTCCTTGTACCATTTTTCTTGGAGGAATATTTGCTTTTCTTAATCGGGAACTCGAAGAGGGCGGTTTATCTATGGGTGAGTCTTCGGGATTACTTTTTGCTGTAAATAGCTTTGGTTCAGTTGTGGGAACGATTTTGACGACATTTTTTCTTTTGGATTATTTAGGATTGCAAAAAATAGTCATTTACATGTCCTTGGGAATTTTTCTATTAAGTTTTATGTTGAGCTATAATTCTTCTGTTTCGATAAGAAGAATAAAAATAGTTCAATTTTTATTCTTAGTAGGAGTTATTTTACTTATTCCCCACAATGTGATTCAAAGTATTTTTTCTAAACAACTAGGGGAATTGGTTTTTTATAAAGAGACGGCAAGGGATATTGTTGCAGTTCATAAATTTCGTCAGACAGAAGATTTACGGCTGGCATTTAATGATGGACGCGGAACCTGTGGCACAATACCCCAAGAGAATGAAGTGGCAAGACTGTTGGCACATTCTTCAATGGCCATGAATCCACGAGCGAAAGATATTTTGGTAATTAGTTTTGGATGTGGTAATACGGCAAGTGCTTTTGCCGTTCATCCCATTATTTCATTAGATATCGTGGATGTGAGTCAGTCAGTTCGTGAAGCTGCACCTTTTTTTTGGACAAACAAAAATGTCATTAACGATGCTCGATTAAAATTTTATGTGGAAGACGGAAGAAACTTTCTTTTAAGAACTAAAAAGAAATACGATATCATTCAACTAGAGTTGCCAAATTTATTGATGGACGGAACCGTTTTTTTATACACAAAAGAATTTTATCAATTAGTTCGAGAAAGATTAAAAGACAAGGGTGTTATCTCGCAATGGATTAACGCTGCTAAAACTGGACGGGACGCCTCATTATCGCTCATTCATACCCTAGCAAATGAGTTTCCAAATGCCATTTTGTTTGAACGGCATTGGGCTTGGTGGGTGAATGCCACTCTGAATGAAAATCAAGAACTTTTTCCCAGCGAGGGAAAGTTGTATTTTGAAGAGCCTAAAATACGCAATGATTTATTGAGCATTGGTTCTTCTTACCAAGATATGCATAAGTTCGTATTAGCAAATCGCGATGAAATCGAAAAAATCACCAAAAATTCACCTTTGGTTACTGATGACCTTACCTTGGTTGATTTCACTGCTTCTAAATTTTGGTCAGAAACAATATTCCACCAGCGACCTCAAAATAAAACACCTGGGTTTTTCAAATAG
- a CDS encoding flagellin FliC, with product MGMRISTNVASLSAQKSMTNSQREIQKSFTQLASGSRITKSSDDAAGLAISENLKSNIRSIDQAGRNSNDGISLIQTAEGGLGEISNILTRMRELGIQSASDSVSDKERNLLDKEVQQLKQEVQRIAQTTKFGNQELINGNGKMYEFQVGINNDPDSDRIKFDSSMSDATASNLGIDGFDFSSKEGAQESLSVLDEAQSTVNGFRANLGAIQNRLQTTFDNTQTMRENLSAANSRIRDTDVAQASSELTRNNILLQASVSTLAQANQIPGNALKLIG from the coding sequence ATGGGAATGAGAATTTCAACAAACGTAGCGTCTTTAAGCGCTCAAAAGTCGATGACAAACTCGCAAAGAGAGATACAAAAGTCATTTACTCAGTTAGCTTCGGGATCCAGAATTACGAAGTCATCAGATGATGCCGCAGGGTTGGCGATAAGTGAAAACTTAAAATCAAATATCCGAAGTATCGACCAAGCTGGAAGGAATTCTAATGATGGCATTTCCTTAATTCAAACAGCTGAAGGTGGTCTTGGTGAAATATCAAATATTCTCACAAGAATGAGAGAGCTAGGAATTCAATCGGCTTCTGATTCTGTATCAGATAAAGAAAGAAACTTACTTGATAAGGAAGTACAACAGTTAAAACAAGAAGTGCAAAGAATAGCGCAAACAACTAAATTTGGAAATCAAGAATTAATCAATGGAAATGGCAAAATGTATGAGTTTCAAGTGGGCATCAACAATGACCCTGATTCTGATAGGATTAAATTTGACTCTAGTATGTCAGATGCTACCGCTTCCAATTTAGGTATTGATGGCTTTGATTTTTCTTCAAAAGAGGGAGCTCAAGAGTCACTCTCTGTTCTTGACGAGGCCCAATCTACGGTGAATGGATTCAGAGCGAACCTTGGTGCCATCCAAAACCGTTTACAAACAACTTTTGATAACACTCAAACCATGCGTGAAAATTTATCAGCTGCGAATTCACGGATTCGTGATACTGATGTGGCTCAGGCAAGCAGCGAGTTGACAAGAAATAATATTTTACTTCAAGCTTCGGTATCTACATTGGCTCAGGCTAATCAAATACCTGGAAATGCCTTGAAATTAATTGGTTAG